A stretch of Episyrphus balteatus chromosome 2, idEpiBalt1.1, whole genome shotgun sequence DNA encodes these proteins:
- the LOC129911384 gene encoding 26S proteasome regulatory subunit 8 yields the protein MTAGNKMDVDSIKGEGFRSYYIQKIEELQLVVAEKSQNLRRLQAQRNELNAKVRMLREELQLLQEQGSYVGEVVKPMDKKKVLVKVHPEGKFVVDIDKNIDINDVTPNCRVALRNESYTLHKILPNKVDPLVSLMMVEKVPDSTYEMVGGLDKQIKEIKEVIELPVKHPELFDALGIAQPKGVLLYGPPGTGKTLLARAVAHHTECTFIRVSGSELVQKFIGEGSRMVRELFVMAREHAPSIIFMDEIDSIGSSRIESGSGGDSEVQRTMLELLNQLDGFEATKNIKVIMATNRIDILDPALLRPGRIDRKIEFPPPNEEARLDILKIHSRKMNLTRGINLRKIAELMPGASGAEVKGVCTEAGMYALRERRVHVTQEDFEMAVAKVMQKDSEKNMSIKKLWK from the exons ATGACTGCCGGAAATAAG ATGGATGTAGACAGCATCAAAGGCGAGGGATTTCGTTCATATTACATCCAAAAGATCGAAGAACTTCAACTTGTCGTTgctgaaaaatcacaaaatcttCGTCGTTTACAAGCTCAGCGAAATGAATTAAATGCAAAAG TTCGTATGCTCCGTGAGGAATTGCAACTCCTCCAGGAACAAGGTAGCTATGTCGGTGAGGTTGTCAAACCCATGGACAAAAAGAAAGTCCTTGTTAAAGTTCATCCCGAAGGCAAATTTGTCGTTGACATTGATAAGAACATTGACATCAATGACGTCACGCCAAATTGTCGTGTAGCCCTCCGCAACGAAAGCTACACTTTGCACAAGATTCTCCCAAACAAAGTCGATCCTTTGGTGTCGCTTATGATGGTTGAGAAGGTGCCAGACTCCACCTACGAAATGGTTGGAGGTTTGGacaaacaaattaaagaaattaaagaAGTTATTGAATTGCCCGTGAAGCATCCAGAGCTTTTTGATGCTCTTGGTATTGCTCAGCCGAAAGGAGTGTTGTTGTATGGACCTCCTGGAACTGGCAAGACTTTGCTAGCTCGTGCTGTAGCTCATCACACTGAATGTACTTTCATTCGTGTTTCTGGTTCTGAGTTGGTACAGAAATTTATTGGCGAGGGTTCAAGAATGGTGCGAGAACTCTTCGTCATGGCTAGGGAACATGCTCCTTCTATTATTTTCATGGATGAAATTGATTCAATTGGTTCATCTCGTATTGAATCAGGTTCGGGTGGTGACTCGGAAGTCCAAAGAACCATGTTGGAGTTACTCAATCAGTTGGATGGTTTTGAAGCCACCAAGAACATCAAAGTTATTATGGCTACCAACCGAATTGATATTCTTGACCCTGCTCTACTCCGACCTGGACGTATTGATCGTAAGATTGAATTCCCTCCACCAAATGAGGAAGCTCGTTTGGATATTTTGAAGATTCATTCCCGCAAAATGAATTTGACACGAGGAATTAATTTGAGGAAGATTGCTGAATTGATGCCAGGAGCATCGGGAGCCGAAGTTAAGGGGGTGTGTACAGAGGCGGGTATGTATGCGTTGCGAGAACGTCGTGTTCATGTTACACAGGAGGACTTTGAGATGGCAGTGGCCAAGGTTATGCAAAAGGATTCCGAGAAGAATATGTCGATTAAGAAATTGTGGAAGTAA